From the Molothrus ater isolate BHLD 08-10-18 breed brown headed cowbird chromosome 25, BPBGC_Mater_1.1, whole genome shotgun sequence genome, one window contains:
- the TNNT2 gene encoding troponin T, cardiac muscle isoform X3 — MSDTEEVTEEYEQEQEEECVEEGQEEQVEEVEEETTEAKAEEQEDETKAAGEGESKPKPKVFMPNLVPPKIPDGERLDFDDIHRKRMEKDLNELQALIEAHFESRKKEEEELLSLKDRIEQRRAERAEQQRIRSEREKERQARMAEERARKEEEEARKRAEEEARKKKAFSNMLHFGGYMQKSEKKGGKKQTEREKKKKILSERRKPLNIDHLSEDKLRDKAKELWQNIHDLEAEKFDLQEKFKRQKYEINVLRNRISDHQKVKGSKGARGKTMVGSRRK, encoded by the exons ATGTCAGACACGGAGGAGGTCACCGAGGAGTATGAGCA ggagcaggaag AGGAGTGCGTGGAGGAAG gTCAGGAGGAGCAGGtagaggaggtggaggaggagacCACAGAAGCCAAGGCAGAAG AACAAGAAGATGAAAcgaaagcagcaggagaag GTGAATCGAAGCCAAAACCCAA GGTCTTCATGCCCAACCTGGTGCCCCCCAAGATCCCAGATGGCGAGAGACTGGATTTTGAT gacaTTCACCGCAAGCGCATGGAGAAGGACCTGAACGAGCTGCAGGCCCTCATCGAAGCCCACTTTGAGagcaggaagaaggaggaagaggagctgctgtctcTCAAGGACAGGATT gagcagcgGCGAGCGGAGCGGGCGGAGCAGCAGCGGATCCGCAGCGAGCGGGAGAAGGAGCGCCAGGCCCGCATGGCC GAGGAAAGAGCTCgcaaggaggaagaggaggcgCGGAAGAGGGCGGAGGAGGAGGCGCGGAAGAAGAAGGCGTTCTCCAACATGCTGCACTTTGGGGGATACATGCAGAAG TCAGAGAAAAAGGGTGGGAAGAAGCAAACAGAGcgggaaaagaagaagaagatccTCAGTGAGCGACGGAAACCCCTGAACATCGACCACCTCAGTGAGGACAAGCTCAG GGACAAGGCCAAGGAGCTATGGCAGAACATCCATGACCTGGAGGCTGAGAAATTTGACCTCCAGGAGAAGTTCAAGCGGCAGAAATACGAG ATCAATGTTCTTCGAAACCGCATCAGTGACCACCAGAAAGT CAAAGG ATCCAAGGGTGCCCGTGGGAAGACCATGGTGGGCAGCCGAAGGAAGTAG
- the TNNT2 gene encoding troponin T, cardiac muscle isoform X2, with the protein MSDTEEVTEEYEQEQEEECVEEGQEEQVEEVEEETTEAKAEEQEDETKAAGEGGEGEREQEPGEGESKPKPKVFMPNLVPPKIPDGERLDFDDIHRKRMEKDLNELQALIEAHFESRKKEEEELLSLKDRIEQRRAERAEQQRIRSEREKERQARMAEERARKEEEEARKRAEEEARKKKAFSNMLHFGGYMQKSEKKGGKKQTEREKKKKILSERRKPLNIDHLSEDKLRDKAKELWQNIHDLEAEKFDLQEKFKRQKYEINVLRNRISDHQKVKGSKGARGKTMVGSRRK; encoded by the exons ATGTCAGACACGGAGGAGGTCACCGAGGAGTATGAGCA ggagcaggaag AGGAGTGCGTGGAGGAAG gTCAGGAGGAGCAGGtagaggaggtggaggaggagacCACAGAAGCCAAGGCAGAAG AACAAGAAGATGAAAcgaaagcagcaggagaag GTGGAGAGGGAGAGCGGGAGCAGGAGCCCGGGGAAG GTGAATCGAAGCCAAAACCCAA GGTCTTCATGCCCAACCTGGTGCCCCCCAAGATCCCAGATGGCGAGAGACTGGATTTTGAT gacaTTCACCGCAAGCGCATGGAGAAGGACCTGAACGAGCTGCAGGCCCTCATCGAAGCCCACTTTGAGagcaggaagaaggaggaagaggagctgctgtctcTCAAGGACAGGATT gagcagcgGCGAGCGGAGCGGGCGGAGCAGCAGCGGATCCGCAGCGAGCGGGAGAAGGAGCGCCAGGCCCGCATGGCC GAGGAAAGAGCTCgcaaggaggaagaggaggcgCGGAAGAGGGCGGAGGAGGAGGCGCGGAAGAAGAAGGCGTTCTCCAACATGCTGCACTTTGGGGGATACATGCAGAAG TCAGAGAAAAAGGGTGGGAAGAAGCAAACAGAGcgggaaaagaagaagaagatccTCAGTGAGCGACGGAAACCCCTGAACATCGACCACCTCAGTGAGGACAAGCTCAG GGACAAGGCCAAGGAGCTATGGCAGAACATCCATGACCTGGAGGCTGAGAAATTTGACCTCCAGGAGAAGTTCAAGCGGCAGAAATACGAG ATCAATGTTCTTCGAAACCGCATCAGTGACCACCAGAAAGT CAAAGG ATCCAAGGGTGCCCGTGGGAAGACCATGGTGGGCAGCCGAAGGAAGTAG
- the TNNT2 gene encoding troponin T, cardiac muscle isoform X1 translates to MSDTEEVTEEYEQEQEEECVEEEEEEWIEEDDGQEEQVEEVEEETTEAKAEEQEDETKAAGEGGEGEREQEPGEGESKPKPKVFMPNLVPPKIPDGERLDFDDIHRKRMEKDLNELQALIEAHFESRKKEEEELLSLKDRIEQRRAERAEQQRIRSEREKERQARMAEERARKEEEEARKRAEEEARKKKAFSNMLHFGGYMQKSEKKGGKKQTEREKKKKILSERRKPLNIDHLSEDKLRDKAKELWQNIHDLEAEKFDLQEKFKRQKYEINVLRNRISDHQKVKGSKGARGKTMVGSRRK, encoded by the exons ATGTCAGACACGGAGGAGGTCACCGAGGAGTATGAGCA ggagcaggaag AGGAGTGCGTGGAGGAAG AAGAGGAAGAATGGATAGAGGAAGACGACG gTCAGGAGGAGCAGGtagaggaggtggaggaggagacCACAGAAGCCAAGGCAGAAG AACAAGAAGATGAAAcgaaagcagcaggagaag GTGGAGAGGGAGAGCGGGAGCAGGAGCCCGGGGAAG GTGAATCGAAGCCAAAACCCAA GGTCTTCATGCCCAACCTGGTGCCCCCCAAGATCCCAGATGGCGAGAGACTGGATTTTGAT gacaTTCACCGCAAGCGCATGGAGAAGGACCTGAACGAGCTGCAGGCCCTCATCGAAGCCCACTTTGAGagcaggaagaaggaggaagaggagctgctgtctcTCAAGGACAGGATT gagcagcgGCGAGCGGAGCGGGCGGAGCAGCAGCGGATCCGCAGCGAGCGGGAGAAGGAGCGCCAGGCCCGCATGGCC GAGGAAAGAGCTCgcaaggaggaagaggaggcgCGGAAGAGGGCGGAGGAGGAGGCGCGGAAGAAGAAGGCGTTCTCCAACATGCTGCACTTTGGGGGATACATGCAGAAG TCAGAGAAAAAGGGTGGGAAGAAGCAAACAGAGcgggaaaagaagaagaagatccTCAGTGAGCGACGGAAACCCCTGAACATCGACCACCTCAGTGAGGACAAGCTCAG GGACAAGGCCAAGGAGCTATGGCAGAACATCCATGACCTGGAGGCTGAGAAATTTGACCTCCAGGAGAAGTTCAAGCGGCAGAAATACGAG ATCAATGTTCTTCGAAACCGCATCAGTGACCACCAGAAAGT CAAAGG ATCCAAGGGTGCCCGTGGGAAGACCATGGTGGGCAGCCGAAGGAAGTAG
- the LAD1 gene encoding ladinin-1, with product MSFSRRNWSDLSSLARQRTLEDEEEQQRERRRRHRNLLSSTSTEEEAASPAKDTSPASSRPSSLVKPQSPEDGEERKLSEVLKTQEGRRTRCLPAVSEKLRQEKEQKEAGVAESCPDTEAQPRGRQESSRAAEEAAGGRGDPPRDKNVEPAPEGKVLLRARLQDKDQGVQTPRGEQRKEAKEPPEVGSCRLREVKILTRVGNRSTEEKTSVVTSSPEQQQPSRNPSKQVIQLSPPQDEAAEKPDPSPTHVTSIRRASPRTVSFRIISKKQKEESQSPLTRSASLRVPGSNSTIGEKLEKYNSAVQRSEGVKSSVPAQKSRLLSSEGVASKRNFFERSAPGKAEPAAPRKDSLKIPGSVTSRINLWISRAQEPAKEENGKEIRRINSLAKRDVWIKQPGDTSGDTKHPAVGAAAAGAGPELPGRGCSRAGDSAALSASRPR from the exons ATGTCCTTCAGCAGGAGGAACTGGTCCGATCTCTCCAG cctggccaggcagaGGACCctggaggatgaggaagagcagcaaagaGAGCGCCGGCGAAGGCACCGGAACCTGCTGTCATCCACCTCCACGGAGGAGGaagctgccagccctgccaaggaCACCAGCCCAGCTTCCAGCAG ACCTTCATCCCTGGTGAAGCCGCAGTCTCCGGAGGACGGGGAGGAGCGAAAGCTCTCAGAGGTGCTGAAGACACAAGAAGGGAGAAGAACGAGGTGCCTCCCGGCCGTGTCTGAAAAGCtgaggcaggagaaggagcagaaggaggCAGGGGTGGCAGAGAGCTGCCCGGACACAGAGGCACAGCCCCgcgggaggcaggagagcagccgGGCTGCAGAGGAGGCGGCCGGGGGCAGAGGGGACCCGCCCCGAGACAAGAACGTGGAGCCAGCCCCCgaggggaaggtgctgctgagggcacGGCTCCAGGACAAAGACCAGGGAGTGCAGACTCCTCggggggagcagaggaaggaggcaAAGGAGCCACCAGAGGTGGGGAGCTGCCGGCTCCGGGAGGTGAAGATCCTCACCAGGGTGGGAAACCgcagcacagaagagaaaaccTCAGTGGTGACCtcatctccagagcagcag CAGCCATCCAGGAACCCCTCAAAGCAGGTAAtccagctgtcccctccccaaGATGAAGCTGCAGAAAAGCCAGACCCTTCTCCAACCCACGTCACCTCCATCCGACGGGCCAGCCCAAGAACCGTCTCCTTCAGG ATCATCTccaagaagcagaaagaagagaGCCAAAGCCCTCTCACAAGGAG TGCAAGTCTGAGGGTCCCAGGCAGCAACAGCACCATTGGGGAGAAGCTGGAAAAGTACAACTCAGCTGTGCAG CGCTCGGAGGGGGTGAAATCCTCCGTGCCTGCCCAGAAGAGTCGCCTGCTCTCCTCGGAGGGGGTGGCGAGCAAGCGCAACTTCTTCGAGAGAAGCGCTCCCGGCAAGGCGGAGCCGGCGGCTCCCAGGAAG gACAGCCTGAAGATCCCAGGGTCGGTGACATCCCGCATTAATCTGTGGATCAGCCGAGCTCAGGAGCCTGCCAAGGAGGAAAACGGCAAG GAAATCCGGAGAATCAACAGCCTGGCAAAGCGAGATGTCTGGATaaagcagcctggggacacctctggaGACACCAAG CATCCCGCGGTGGGAGCAGCGGCTGCGGGAGCCGGGCCGGAGCtgccgggcaggggctgctcccgcGCTGGTGACAGCGCTGCCTTATCAGCGTCCCGGCCGCGGTGA